One window of Ictalurus punctatus breed USDA103 chromosome 22, Coco_2.0, whole genome shotgun sequence genomic DNA carries:
- the top3b gene encoding DNA topoisomerase 3-beta-1 isoform X2: MKTVLMVAEKPSLAQSIAKILSKGGCSSRKGLNGACSVHEYTGFFMGQGARFKMTSVCGHVMSLDFTGKYNNWDKVDPAELFSKAPTEKKEANPKLNMVKFLQVEAKGCDIVVLWLDCDKEGENICFEVLDAIQPVMNTPYSNERTVYRAKFSSITDTDICNAMNQLGEPNKNEALSVDARQELDLRIGCAFTRFQTKYFQGKYGNLDSSLISFGPCQTPTLGFCVERHDKIQSFKPETYWVIQAKVFKGKESPITLDWDRVRVFDREIGHMFVNMAKSARETLVESVTKKEKAKQRPLALNTVEMLRVASSALGMGPQHTMQIAERLYTQGYISYPRTETTHYPENFDLKGTLRQQANCSYWAETVRALITDGINRPRKGVDAGDHPPITPMRAATESELGSDGWRLYEYITRHFIATVSHDCKYLQTTIAFQIGTEGFSCTGKALLSAGFTEVMPWQGIALEEALPSCEKGDAFTVDEIKLLEKQTSPPDYLTEAELITLMEKHGIGTDASIPVHINNICQRNYVTVENGRKLKPTNLGIVLVHGYYKIDAELVLPTIRSALEKQLNLIALGKANFHQVLQHTLDIFKRKFHYFVDFIAGMDELMEVSFSPIAATGKPFSRCGKCHRPSRAVCTVHIVMRRTVCPRMEPSNSTRSSGVLWMSLSWCCGHRAPAGKLTRCVPTASATLLSET; the protein is encoded by the exons GCGGCTGTTCTAGCCGTAAAGGTCTGAACGGAGCATGCTCGGTGCACGAGTACACGGGATTCTTCATGGGCCAGGGCGCGCGCTTTAAGATGACGTCAGTTTGCGGTCACGTCATGAGTCTGGATTTCACAG GGAAATACAATAACTGGGATAAAGTGGATCCTGCCGAGCTCTTCAGTAAAGCACCGACCGAGAAGAAAGAAGCCAACCCTAAACTCAACATGGTCAAATTTCTACAg GTTGAAGCCAAAGGTTGTGACATTGTTGTCTTGTGGCTGGATTGTGATAAAGAAGGAGAGAACATCTGTTTTGAG gtCTTGGATGCCATACAGCCGGTGATGAATACGCCCTACAGTAACGAGCGCACTGTGTACCGTGCCAAGTTCAGCTCCATCACAGATACAGACATCTGTAATGCCATGAACCAGCTGGGAGAACCCAATAAGAACGAGGCTCTGTCTGTGGACGCTCGGCAGGAACTGGACCTCCGGATCGGCTGTGCTTTCACACG ATTCCAAACCAAGTACTTTCAGGGAAAATACGGGAACCTGGACTCCTCTCTGATCTCGTTCGGCCCATGCCAGACCCCAACGCTGGGCTTCTGTGTGGAGCGACATGACAAGATCCAGTCCTTCAAACCTGAGACATACTGGGTTATCCAGGCCAAG GTGTTTAAAGGGAAGGAAAGTCCGATCACTCTGGATTGGGATCGCGTGCGGGTGTTTGACCGAGAAATTGGACACATGTTTGTCAATATGGCAAAGTCGGCTAGAGAAACCCTG GTTGAGTCGGTCACTAAGAAAGAGAAAGCCAAGCAGAGACCTCTGGCCTTGAACACAGTGGAGATGTTAAGAGTGGCTAGCTCTGCTTTGG ggatgggtccTCAGCACACCATGCAGATTGCCGAGCGCTTGTACACACAGGGATACATCAGCTACCCTCGCACTGAGACCACCCACTACCCTGAGAACTTTGACCTCAAGGGGACGCTAAGGCAGCAGGCCAACTGCTCTTACTGGGCCGAGACG GTGAGAGCACTAATCACTGACGGCATTAACCGACCCAGGAAAGGTGTAGATGCAGGAGATCATCCTCCCATCACCCCGATGAGGGCTGCCACTGAGAGCGAGCTCG GAAGTGATGGGTGGCGTTTGTACGAGTACATCACACGTCACTTCATAGCCACGGTCAGTCACGATTGCAAGTACCTGCAGACCACTATCGCTTTCCAAATCGGCACTGAGGGATTCTCCTGCACCGGCAAAGCTCTTCTTTCTGCAG GTTTTACAGAGGTGATGCCGTGGCAGGGTATTGCTCTCGAGGAGGCTTTACCATCATGCGAGAAAGGAGATGCATTTACAGTCGATGAGATTAAACTGCTGGAGAAGCAGACGAGCCCACCCGACTACCTCACCGAGGCTGAGCTCATCACACTCATGGAGAAACACGGCATCG GTACTGATGCTAGTATCCCCGTTCACATCAACAACATCTGTCAGAGGAATTATGTAACCGTGGAGAACGGACGCAAACTCAAACCCACCAATCTGGGAATTGTCCTGGTGCATGGCTACTACAAGATAG atgcgGAGTTGGTATTGCCCACTATCCGCAGTGCCTTGGAGAAGCAACTGAATCTTATTGCTTTGGGCAAAGCGAACTTCCACCAGGTACTGCAGCACACACTGGACATCTTTAAGAGGAAGTTCCACTACTTTGTCGATTTCATCGCTG GTATGGATGAGCTGATGGAGGTGTCCTTCTCGCCGATCGCTGCTACAGGGAAGCCGTTctcacgctgtgggaagtgccaTCG GCCAAGCCGAGCCGTCTGCACTGTTCACATTGTGATGAGACGTACAGTCTGCCCCAGAATGGAGCCATCAAACTCTACAAGGAGCTCAGGTGTCCTCTGGATGAGTTTGAGTTGGTGCTGTGGACATCGGGCTCCCGCGGGAAAACTTACCCGCTGTGTCCCTACTGCTTCAGCAACCCTCCTTTCAGAGACATGA
- the top3b gene encoding DNA topoisomerase 3-beta-1 isoform X1 has protein sequence MKTVLMVAEKPSLAQSIAKILSKGGCSSRKGLNGACSVHEYTGFFMGQGARFKMTSVCGHVMSLDFTGKYNNWDKVDPAELFSKAPTEKKEANPKLNMVKFLQVEAKGCDIVVLWLDCDKEGENICFEVLDAIQPVMNTPYSNERTVYRAKFSSITDTDICNAMNQLGEPNKNEALSVDARQELDLRIGCAFTRFQTKYFQGKYGNLDSSLISFGPCQTPTLGFCVERHDKIQSFKPETYWVIQAKVFKGKESPITLDWDRVRVFDREIGHMFVNMAKSARETLVESVTKKEKAKQRPLALNTVEMLRVASSALGMGPQHTMQIAERLYTQGYISYPRTETTHYPENFDLKGTLRQQANCSYWAETVRALITDGINRPRKGVDAGDHPPITPMRAATESELGSDGWRLYEYITRHFIATVSHDCKYLQTTIAFQIGTEGFSCTGKALLSAGFTEVMPWQGIALEEALPSCEKGDAFTVDEIKLLEKQTSPPDYLTEAELITLMEKHGIGTDASIPVHINNICQRNYVTVENGRKLKPTNLGIVLVHGYYKIDAELVLPTIRSALEKQLNLIALGKANFHQVLQHTLDIFKRKFHYFVDFIAGMDELMEVSFSPIAATGKPFSRCGKCHRYMKYIQAKPSRLHCSHCDETYSLPQNGAIKLYKELRCPLDEFELVLWTSGSRGKTYPLCPYCFSNPPFRDMKKGMGCNECTHPSCPHSLNSLGIGQCVECETGVLVFDPNSGPKWRMACNKCTVVVHFFEQAHKVQVSQESCESCEASLVMVDFHKAHSPLADGETQHTGCVFCDPIFQDLVELKHAAMRHPMHRGGGARRGRGRGRGRRPGGRGNPKKPKDKMAALAAYFV, from the exons GCGGCTGTTCTAGCCGTAAAGGTCTGAACGGAGCATGCTCGGTGCACGAGTACACGGGATTCTTCATGGGCCAGGGCGCGCGCTTTAAGATGACGTCAGTTTGCGGTCACGTCATGAGTCTGGATTTCACAG GGAAATACAATAACTGGGATAAAGTGGATCCTGCCGAGCTCTTCAGTAAAGCACCGACCGAGAAGAAAGAAGCCAACCCTAAACTCAACATGGTCAAATTTCTACAg GTTGAAGCCAAAGGTTGTGACATTGTTGTCTTGTGGCTGGATTGTGATAAAGAAGGAGAGAACATCTGTTTTGAG gtCTTGGATGCCATACAGCCGGTGATGAATACGCCCTACAGTAACGAGCGCACTGTGTACCGTGCCAAGTTCAGCTCCATCACAGATACAGACATCTGTAATGCCATGAACCAGCTGGGAGAACCCAATAAGAACGAGGCTCTGTCTGTGGACGCTCGGCAGGAACTGGACCTCCGGATCGGCTGTGCTTTCACACG ATTCCAAACCAAGTACTTTCAGGGAAAATACGGGAACCTGGACTCCTCTCTGATCTCGTTCGGCCCATGCCAGACCCCAACGCTGGGCTTCTGTGTGGAGCGACATGACAAGATCCAGTCCTTCAAACCTGAGACATACTGGGTTATCCAGGCCAAG GTGTTTAAAGGGAAGGAAAGTCCGATCACTCTGGATTGGGATCGCGTGCGGGTGTTTGACCGAGAAATTGGACACATGTTTGTCAATATGGCAAAGTCGGCTAGAGAAACCCTG GTTGAGTCGGTCACTAAGAAAGAGAAAGCCAAGCAGAGACCTCTGGCCTTGAACACAGTGGAGATGTTAAGAGTGGCTAGCTCTGCTTTGG ggatgggtccTCAGCACACCATGCAGATTGCCGAGCGCTTGTACACACAGGGATACATCAGCTACCCTCGCACTGAGACCACCCACTACCCTGAGAACTTTGACCTCAAGGGGACGCTAAGGCAGCAGGCCAACTGCTCTTACTGGGCCGAGACG GTGAGAGCACTAATCACTGACGGCATTAACCGACCCAGGAAAGGTGTAGATGCAGGAGATCATCCTCCCATCACCCCGATGAGGGCTGCCACTGAGAGCGAGCTCG GAAGTGATGGGTGGCGTTTGTACGAGTACATCACACGTCACTTCATAGCCACGGTCAGTCACGATTGCAAGTACCTGCAGACCACTATCGCTTTCCAAATCGGCACTGAGGGATTCTCCTGCACCGGCAAAGCTCTTCTTTCTGCAG GTTTTACAGAGGTGATGCCGTGGCAGGGTATTGCTCTCGAGGAGGCTTTACCATCATGCGAGAAAGGAGATGCATTTACAGTCGATGAGATTAAACTGCTGGAGAAGCAGACGAGCCCACCCGACTACCTCACCGAGGCTGAGCTCATCACACTCATGGAGAAACACGGCATCG GTACTGATGCTAGTATCCCCGTTCACATCAACAACATCTGTCAGAGGAATTATGTAACCGTGGAGAACGGACGCAAACTCAAACCCACCAATCTGGGAATTGTCCTGGTGCATGGCTACTACAAGATAG atgcgGAGTTGGTATTGCCCACTATCCGCAGTGCCTTGGAGAAGCAACTGAATCTTATTGCTTTGGGCAAAGCGAACTTCCACCAGGTACTGCAGCACACACTGGACATCTTTAAGAGGAAGTTCCACTACTTTGTCGATTTCATCGCTG GTATGGATGAGCTGATGGAGGTGTCCTTCTCGCCGATCGCTGCTACAGGGAAGCCGTTctcacgctgtgggaagtgccaTCGGTACATGAAGTATATTCAG GCCAAGCCGAGCCGTCTGCACTGTTCACATTGTGATGAGACGTACAGTCTGCCCCAGAATGGAGCCATCAAACTCTACAAGGAGCTCAGGTGTCCTCTGGATGAGTTTGAGTTGGTGCTGTGGACATCGGGCTCCCGCGGGAAAACTTACCCGCTGTGTCCCTACTGCTTCAGCAACCCTCCTTTCAGAGACATGAAGAAAG GTATGGGCTGTAACGAGTGCACCCACCCTTCCTGTCCACACTCTCTCAACTCGCTCGGCATTGGTcagtgtgtggagtgtgagaCAGGCGTGCTCGTCTTCGACCCCAACTCCGGCCCTAAGTGGCGCATGGCCTGCAACAAGTGCACTGTGGTGGTACATTTCTTCGAGCAGGCCCATAAGGTGCAGGTTTCTCAGGAGAGCTGCGAGTCATGCGAGGCTTCTCTGGTTATGGTAGACTTCCATAAAGCGCACTCGCCTCTAGCCGACGGAGAGACGCAACACACCGGCTGTGTTTTCTGCGATCCCATTTTCCAGGATCTGGTGGAGCTCAAGCATGCAGCCATGCGACATCCTATGCACAGAGGAGGCGGGGCCCGGAgaggaagggggcggggcagAGGGAGGAGGCCTGGAGGACGGGGCAATCCTAAAAAACCGAAAGACAAAATGGCTGCCCTGGCTGCatattttgtataa